The Undibacterium cyanobacteriorum genomic sequence CCATTTGAACAATGGTGGCATTTCCCATGTCGTGCTATCGAGAACGGCAGTCAATTTGTCGCCGAGTACGCGTGGTACGTTTTCAACCAAGCCGCCGCCAGTAATGTGTGCCATGCCTTTGACTTCCATCTCTGCCATCAAAGCCAACAATGGTTTGACGTAGATGCGGGTTGGTGCAATCAATGCGTCCGCCAAGCTACGACCATGGAAGTCTGCGTTCAAATCTGGATTCGCGACTTCGATAATTTTGCGTACCAAAGAAAAACCATTCGAGTGAATACCAGAGGAAGCCAAGCCCAAGATCACATCGCCTGGAACAATTTTGCTACCGTCGATGATCTTTGACTTTTCTACCGCACCGACCGCAAAGCCAGCCAAGTCATATTCGCCATCAGGGTACATAGAAGGCATCTCTGCCGTCTCACCACCGATCAATGCACAGCCAGACAATTCGCAACCGTAAGCAATCCCTTTGATCACATCAGTCGCAGTGGCAACGTCTAATTTGCCACAAGCAAAGTAGTCCAAGAAGAACAAAGGTTCAGCGCCTTGCACCAAAATATCGTTGACGCTCATGGCGACCAAGTCGATACCCACTGTATCGTGACGATTCAAATGAAATGCCAATTTCAACTTCGTTCCCACACCGTCGGTACCCGATACCAACACTGGTTCCTTGTACTTTTTGCTGACTTCAAACATGGCGCCGAAACCACCGATTCCCGCCATCACGCCTTCACGCATAGTACGTTTAGCAAACGGTTTAATCGCATCAACCAGCGCATCGCCAGCAACCATATCGACACCAGCGTCAGCATAGGAAAGAGAAACAGGATTATTTGTGCTCATAGGATATTCGTCAGTAGGGGCTTGAAGCGGTAAAATAGCGGAATTGCTAATTTACCCAGTGACCTGTTGCGGAAAAAAGCGGAAGCGCTGGGCTTTCGCCGTCCATGCCGAGTGCAGATCGTTGAAAAAAACAGTATTTTAACAAATCGACCCACGTTTTACCTAGTTTTTAGGCAAATCAGTGACTTACCTACAGAGTGAACCATGTCTATCAAGTTAACAAATAACCAAAAACAAAGCATGCTCTGGCTCGGCGTCGCTGCAGGTTTTATTCTTTTGCTATCACTCCTCGGACCGATCTTGATGCCGTTTGTGGTGGCTGCCACCCTCGCCTACATCCTCAATCCCTTCGTTGATCGCTTGTGTAAATTACGCATCGCCAAACGTTTTATGCCACGCGGCCTTGCGGTCACTGTGGTTTTGATACTATTGATCGCGATTATTTTCGCTTTCTTTTTGATCATGGTTCCCATCTTTCAAAAAGAAATTCCGCAACTGCAAAATCAGATTCCCCTGTTTCTTGAACGTTTCAATACCATGATCACGCCACTCCTGACCGAGTTTGGCGTCAGTGGGAAGTTTGATTCGCAAGCGGTAAAAACGCTTGTGACTGAACACCTTGCTTCAAGTGGCGACGTGATCGGCAAAGCCATATTGTCCTCGATTCGCGTGGGCGGAACCGCGGTGCTTGGCGTCATCGCCAATCTTCTTTTGATTCCTATCGTTCTCTATTATTTGTTGATGGATTGGCACAGTCTAGTCCATCGCATCCGCAATTTCATTCCACGGCGCTGGCTCAACTCGATTTTGTCTTGGACCAAAGAAGTCGACAGCTTGCTGGGCCAATACTTGCATGGGCAATTAATGGTGATGCTGGTGTTAGCCTTGTACTACTCAATCGCCTTATGGATCGCCCGCTTTGAGCTTGCCGTACCGGTTGGCGTTTTGACGGGACTCTTAGTTTTCATTCCCTATTTGGGATTTGGTTTCGGCTTATTCTTGGCACTCGTCAGCGCGGTCTTGCAATTTAACGATTTGCACGGGCTGATCGCTGTGGCGATCATTTATAGCGTCGGACAAGTGATCGAAGGCTTCTTCCTGACCCCGAAATTAGTGGGCGAAAGGATCGGCCTTCCACCATTAGCGGTGATTTTTGCGTTAATGGCGTTCGGTCAATTATTTGGTTTTATCGGTATCTTGATTGCTCTCCCTGCTTCTGCGATCGTGTCAGTGGCACTGCGTCATCTAAGAACTTCTTATCTCGGCAGCACGTTTTATCGTCAACAATAAGCCGACAAACAACACGAAACAGATAAAAAGAAACAAAGCAGAACAAAAATAGCATCACCAGAAATAACAGAATTCATCCACACAATGCGACAACTCCTTCTCGACCTCGACGCCGAACAACCGCCTTCATTTGATACTTTCGTCGTCGGTCAAAATGCGGAACTGGCACAGGTCTTATGCTTGTTTTCCGAAAAAACACCTAGTCAATACGGTGAACGATCGGTCTATTTTTGGGGCGAAAATGGTGCTGGCAAAACACATCTACTGCACGCCTTGGCGCAACATCCTCATAGCCGCTATATCAGCGCCGATGCCCCTGAAGAACAATTTTGGTATAGCCCAAGTGTTGACTTGTATCTACTGGACGATTGCGATCAACTCACGCCGGCAGCACAAATCGATGCCTTCGCATTGTTCAACGAAGCCAAGGCGAATGGTGCTTTTTTTGTCGCCGCTGGCAAACAACCACCGATGCTTTTGCAAGTACGAGAAGACTTAAGAACGAGATTTGGTTGGGGCTTGGTGTACCAAATCTTCGGACTCAGCGACGAAGAGAAACTCGATGCTTTAGAACGCGCTGCCGAAGCCAAAGGCATTAGTTTGGCACCGGGCGTATTGCCATACCTGATTACGCATCATCACCGAGATATGCAGTCCTTGAGTCACTTGCTCAATGAACTCGACCACTATTCCTTAGAAACCAAGCGCGCCATTACGCTGCCTTTACTGCGCGAGCTTTTGCACCGACAAATCCAGCAAGAGCGTGGCACCAACGATCAAACGCCTGCGTACCAATTACCTCTTGCACCAACTGATCAAAACTAATGCGGACAACCATGATCAATCTTGCCCTTTTCGACCTCGACCACACGCTCATCCCGATTGATTCAGATTACGAGTGGGGCCAATTTCTATGCCGTATTGGTGCGGTCGACGCCGATGAATTCAGTCGTCGCAACGCTGATTTTTATGCGCAATATCAGCAAGGAACCTTAGATCCTGTCGAATATCTCGAATTTGCGCTCGGCACGCTTGCGGCCTTCGATCAAGCACAACTGAACGCTTGGCATGCACAGTTTATGCAAGAAGTCATTCAACCTGCTTTACGGACGTCAGCCTTCGATTTGTTAAAAAAACATCAAGACCATGGCGATGAAATCGTGATCATTACAGCGACCAATCGTTTCGTGACGGCACCAATTGCGCAGGCGCTGGGAGTGAAGCATTTACTGGCGGCGGAGCCAGAAGTGGATGGAAATGGCAACATAACTGGTAAATTAATCGGTGTTCCAAGCTCGGGCGCAGGTAAAATTACGCACTTGCAGCATTGGCTACAGAATCAAGGCCGCCAACTCGATGACTTTGAGCGTTCCTATTTTTACAGTGACTCTCAAAACGACATTCCCTTATTGTCGCTCGTCTCCCATCCCGTTGCGACCAATCCAAATGCCCTCTTGCTGGCCCACGCCCAAGAAAAAGCATGGCCTGTACTCTATTTATTTGAGAATAATGATTAAGAAATTTATTCGTAAGATCCTCGGCGTCAAAAATCAAGCAGATCAAGCCGAGCCGTCGAAGAACGACAGCAAAAGCAAAGGCAAACATAAGCCTAAGGTGCTGCATGCCGATGAACACGGCATTGATCCCGCCATGGTGTCGAATAATGCCATTCGCGTGACACAGACCTTGCAAGAACACGGCTTTAAGGCTTTCATCGTCGGTGGTGCAGTTCGTGATTTATTGTTGGGCATCAAACCGAAAGACTTCGACGTCGCCACCAATGCCACGCCGGAGCAAGTGAAACGCTTATTCCGCCGCGCTTTTATCATTGGTCGTCGTTTTCAGATCGTCCACGTCATGTTTGGGCAAGACCTGATCGAGGTCACCACCTTCCGTGGTGCCGCGAAGACCGATGCACCAACCGATGAGCACGGTCGTGTGTTGCGTGACAATACTTTCGGCGAGCAGCATGAAGATGCGGCACGGCGCGACTTCACCGTCAATGCCATGTACTACGATCCCGCGAGTCAAACGGTGTTGGACTATCACGGCGGCATTGCGGACGTTCGCAAGAAAGTCTTACGGATTATTGGCGTGCCTGAACTACGTTATCGCGAAGATCCGGTGCGCATGTTACGCGTGGTGCGTTTTGCAGCAAAATTACAGTTCTCCATCGATCAAGAGACGCGTAAGCCGATCACGGTGATGGCACCGCTCATCAACAATGTACCCAGTGCGCGCGTGTTCGATGAGATGCTCAAGTTATTGACCAGCGGCCATGCGATGGCGTGCTTGCAACAACTGCGAAAAGAAGGTCTCCATCACGGTTTAATGCCTTTGTTGGACGTGGTCTTGGAACAGCCACTTGGCGAACGTTTTGTCACCTTGGCCTTAGCCAACACCGATGAGCGGGTACGCCAAGGTAAAACGGTGTCGCCGGGCTTCCTCTTTGCTTCGCTATTCTGGCACCAAGTTTTAGAAAAATGGGAAGCCTATAAAGCGGCTGGTGAACTGACGATTCCAGCTTTGCATTTGGCAGCCGACGATGTCTTGAATACACAAACCGATACCCTCGCCGTACAAAGAAAAATCGGTAGCGATATGCGAGATATTTGGGCCATGCAACCGCGCTTCGAAAAGCGGGTCGGCAAGGCACCGTTCAAACTCATCGAAAATTCACGCTTACGTGCTGGCTTCGACTTCCTCTTGCTGCGCTGTGCCTCCGGCGAGATTGATGCCGAAATTGGCGAATGGTGGACCGCATTTATCGAGGCCGACGAAGAGGAACGGGTTCGTTTAATTAGTGTGAAGCCCAAAGGCAAAGCCAACGACAATGAAGGCCCCAAAAAACGCCGCCCTCGTCGTAGCAATCGTCGCCGTCCTAAAGCGGCCGATGCCGATTGAACAAGCACGAGTATCTAGAAAAATCCAGAGAACATGACGAGCTCGACTCACTTAGCCTACATCGGCATCGGTGCGAACCTCGGTGAGGCGCGCGCTACGGTGGAATATGCGATCGAACAGTTGCGTCAATTTCCCTCGACGCAGCTGCAAAAAGCTTCCTCTTTATTCGTGACCGCACCGATCGATTCAAGTGGCGATGATTATTTCAACGCGGTCGCTGCACTGCGCACTGCACTCAGTCCGCAAGACTTGCTACAGCAACTGCAGAAACTCGAATTAGCATGCGGCCGCGAACGGCCCTATCGGAATGCCCCGCGCACACTCGATCTCGACCTTTTGCTGTACGACCAGCAGCGCATCGATGAAAGTGATCTGATCGTGCCGCATCCGCGCATGCACGAACGTGCTTTCGTTTTGATTCCACTACTCCAACTCGATCCCTTTGTCGATATTCCAGGAAAAGGTCCAGCCCATCAGTTTGCACCGAACGTGGCGGACCAAGGCATACGCAAATGGACTGGAAGTTAGATGGGCGTTGAGGACTTTGAACCATGCACATTGCGCAATGTAAGGAGTGTTGAATGCAAATTCCTGTAATCGTTCAAACGACTGGCTTACTTTTGCTTTCCAACTTTTTCATGACCTTTGCTTGGTACGGGCATCTCAAAAATCTCCAAAGCAAAGCCTGGTATGTTGCTGCTATTCTGAGTTGGGGCGTCGCGCTTTTTGAATATTTACTCCAAGTGCCAGCAAACCGAATCGGGTACACTGCCTACAGTTTGGCGCAGTTAAAGATCTTGCAGGAAGTTCTGACTTTGTTGGTGTTTGTTCCGTTTTCTATGCTTTACATGGGCCAGCCTTTTAAATTCGATTACGTTTGGGCTGGTTTGTGCTTGATCGGCGCTGTCTATTTTATTTTCCGCAGTTGAGTCTATTTTATTTTCTAAGTTTCGCCTTGCTGGACGGTGCCTAGAGATCATTCAATAGTTTGATGAACACTTTCACACTCAATTGCCTTCACGTTTTCGGAGAATGTCGTGGCTGAATATTTACAAGATCGTAAAGCGGTGACCTTGAGCACCCTCGCTAACATGCGCCAGCAAGGCGAAAAAATCGCTATGTTGACCTGCTATGATGCCAGTTTCGCGTCCATGATGGATCGTTGCGGTGTCGACATTTTATTGGTGGGTGATTCGCTCGGCATGGTTTGCCAAGGACATGATTCCACCCTTCCCGTCACAAATCAGGATGTGGCCTATCACACTGCCTGTGTTGCCCGCGGCAACACCAAAGCATTCGTGATTGCGGACATGCCTTTCGGCACCTACCCAACGCCAGAACAAGCTTTCAGCAATGCGGCTGCCTTGATGCAAGCTGGTGCGCAAATGGTGAAAGTAGAAGGTGGTGCTTGGATCGCCTCGACCATTCAATTTCTCACTGAACGCGCGGTGCCGGTCTGCGCCCATCTCGGCTTGACGCCACAATCGGTCCATCAACTCGGCGGCTATAAAGTGCAAGGTAAAACAGTTGAAGCGGCAGAACAACTCAAAGCCGATGCTTTGAAATTACAAGCTGCTGGTGCGGCATTGTTGGTACTGGAAGCGATCCCTGCGCCACTGGCGAAAGAAGTCAGCGAACTCTTACACATCCCAACCATTGGCATTGGTGCGGGCCCCGATTGTTCAGGTCAAGTTTTGGTGATGCACGATCTGCTCGGCGTTTTCCCCGGCCGCAAAGCACGTTTCGTGAAAAATTTCATGGAAGGTCAAAGCTCGATCGATGCGGCGATCCAAGCCTATGTGGCAGCAGTCAAAGACCGTAGCTTCCCTGCGCCGGAGCATTGCTTCTGACGTAAAAACCAAAAAGCTTGGCTTGCCCCAGGTTTGATATTCATTTCACCGACTTTGCCAACGCCATAGAAAACAGATGAACGCACCTGACCAACTCACCGTCGCCCTCGCACAAATCGCCCCCGTATGGTTGAATCGTCAGGCGGGTACTGAGAAAATTGTTCAGTACATCAAACGGGCGGCACAACAAGGCGCACAATTGGTGTGTTTTGGTGAAACGATTTTGCCAGGCTATCCATTTTGGCTGGATCTCACCGAAGGCTCTCGTTTTAACGATGAGGTACAAAAGGATCTACACGCTTACTACGTGGCGCAAGGTGTGGATATTGAGGCAGGTGATCTGGCACCTATTTGTGCGGTTGCCAAAGAACTGCACATTGCCGTCATGCTCGGCTGTCTCGAACGTCCACAAGATCGCACCGGCTACAGTGTGTACTGTTCATGCGTGTACATTGATGCAGAGGGCCTAGTGCAGTCAGTGCATCGCAAGTTAATGCCAACCTATGAGGAACGCCTCACCTGGGCACCCGGTGATGGGCATGGGTTACGGACCCATGCTTTGCAAAATTTCCGCATTGGCGGTTTAAACTGCTGGGAAAATTGGATGCCTTTATCGCGTGCGGCTTTGTACGCCCAAGGCGAAGATGTGCATATTGGCATTTGGCCTGGCAATCTACGCAATACCGAAGACTTGACGCGTTTCATCGCCAAAGAGGGTCGTAGTTTTAGTATTGCGGTATCAGGTTTAATGCGCCGCGGAGATTTTCCACAAGATTTCCCCCATCTCGATCTGATTCTTCAACGTTGCCCCGAAGTCCTCGCCAATGGCGGCTCGTGCATTGCTGGCCCCGATGGCCGTTGGATTATTGAACCTGTGGTCGATCAAGAATGCTTACTAGTGGCCACGCTTGATCGCAATGAAGTCAGACGTGAACGACAAAATTTTGACGTGGCCGGCCACTATTCGCGCCCCGATATCACACGCCTCATTGTGAATCGGGAACGACAAGCTTTAGCGAAGTTTGAAGACTAAACTAATGAACTTGTGGGAGCGCATGCCGAGGACCTCCCGAGTATCTTCTCGTCGTCGGCAGTAATGACATTTTTTCGCCAGCGACAACTTATTGAGCAACGAGGCTCATACTCTTGCGCTGACTCAACAACCATTCTTTCGCCGCTTCAAAGGTACGGTCCCGACGCTCGATGAGGTCGTTACGCGTGACTGCGATCGACACATCAGGAACCACACCATTACCTTCAATGCGTGGGCCGCGCAGAGGAACGAAATCAACTTCGCTGTAAGCCAAGGCTCCGCCGCCAGGGACATTTGCATATCCCAAATAAGCCAATAGACAGCCACAACTTGTGCCACCGAAGACGCGCGCTCGTCCCAGCGCTTGTAAACTACCTGATACAAACTCACTCGCACTTGCGCTGTCACGATCAATTAAGACCGCGATCGGTTTGTCGTAGGCGTTTTCTTTTCCAGACAACTCTAAACGCAGACCTCCAGTCGGAAACAGGCCAAAGAACAAACTTGGCGCCTTCCCTGTGCGCGTTTTTCGATCGCCGATAAAGGTCTTCCTATCCACGAAGTGATTCATCAAGTTCAGTGCCATTTCAAGCGAGCCACCGCCATTCCCACGCAGGTCAATAATCAGTCCATCCGAACTTTTTACCTGCGCGATCTTGTCAGCGATCGAGGAGTTCAATTTGGGATCAAAACCAGTTAAGCGTACATAGCCGAGATTATCTTCGACCAGCTTCGCATCCAAAGTATCGCGGCGTGGCAATACAGCACGTTTGAGTTCCACTTTGAATTGACTCTGATCCGCACGCTCAACATTCAGGCGCACTTCATCGCGTTCCAACTCAGGGTCACCACTATTCAAAATGCGGCGCACTGACTTTTCGCGAGCACGTTCAGTCGAGTTCTTGCGTGCCTTGTCGCTATAGGTTTGCCACCACGCCAACGCATTTTGC encodes the following:
- the purM gene encoding phosphoribosylformylglycinamidine cyclo-ligase, which produces MSTNNPVSLSYADAGVDMVAGDALVDAIKPFAKRTMREGVMAGIGGFGAMFEVSKKYKEPVLVSGTDGVGTKLKLAFHLNRHDTVGIDLVAMSVNDILVQGAEPLFFLDYFACGKLDVATATDVIKGIAYGCELSGCALIGGETAEMPSMYPDGEYDLAGFAVGAVEKSKIIDGSKIVPGDVILGLASSGIHSNGFSLVRKIIEVANPDLNADFHGRSLADALIAPTRIYVKPLLALMAEMEVKGMAHITGGGLVENVPRVLGDKLTAVLDSTTWEMPPLFKWLQQHGGVADAEMHRVFNCGIGMVVIVSADQAEAAAAHLRASGETVYQIGTIRAREGQEHQTIVV
- a CDS encoding AI-2E family transporter; translated protein: MSIKLTNNQKQSMLWLGVAAGFILLLSLLGPILMPFVVAATLAYILNPFVDRLCKLRIAKRFMPRGLAVTVVLILLIAIIFAFFLIMVPIFQKEIPQLQNQIPLFLERFNTMITPLLTEFGVSGKFDSQAVKTLVTEHLASSGDVIGKAILSSIRVGGTAVLGVIANLLLIPIVLYYLLMDWHSLVHRIRNFIPRRWLNSILSWTKEVDSLLGQYLHGQLMVMLVLALYYSIALWIARFELAVPVGVLTGLLVFIPYLGFGFGLFLALVSAVLQFNDLHGLIAVAIIYSVGQVIEGFFLTPKLVGERIGLPPLAVIFALMAFGQLFGFIGILIALPASAIVSVALRHLRTSYLGSTFYRQQ
- the hda gene encoding DnaA regulatory inactivator Hda, which codes for MRQLLLDLDAEQPPSFDTFVVGQNAELAQVLCLFSEKTPSQYGERSVYFWGENGAGKTHLLHALAQHPHSRYISADAPEEQFWYSPSVDLYLLDDCDQLTPAAQIDAFALFNEAKANGAFFVAAGKQPPMLLQVREDLRTRFGWGLVYQIFGLSDEEKLDALERAAEAKGISLAPGVLPYLITHHHRDMQSLSHLLNELDHYSLETKRAITLPLLRELLHRQIQQERGTNDQTPAYQLPLAPTDQN
- a CDS encoding HAD family hydrolase; this encodes MINLALFDLDHTLIPIDSDYEWGQFLCRIGAVDADEFSRRNADFYAQYQQGTLDPVEYLEFALGTLAAFDQAQLNAWHAQFMQEVIQPALRTSAFDLLKKHQDHGDEIVIITATNRFVTAPIAQALGVKHLLAAEPEVDGNGNITGKLIGVPSSGAGKITHLQHWLQNQGRQLDDFERSYFYSDSQNDIPLLSLVSHPVATNPNALLLAHAQEKAWPVLYLFENND
- the pcnB gene encoding polynucleotide adenylyltransferase PcnB, with the translated sequence MIKKFIRKILGVKNQADQAEPSKNDSKSKGKHKPKVLHADEHGIDPAMVSNNAIRVTQTLQEHGFKAFIVGGAVRDLLLGIKPKDFDVATNATPEQVKRLFRRAFIIGRRFQIVHVMFGQDLIEVTTFRGAAKTDAPTDEHGRVLRDNTFGEQHEDAARRDFTVNAMYYDPASQTVLDYHGGIADVRKKVLRIIGVPELRYREDPVRMLRVVRFAAKLQFSIDQETRKPITVMAPLINNVPSARVFDEMLKLLTSGHAMACLQQLRKEGLHHGLMPLLDVVLEQPLGERFVTLALANTDERVRQGKTVSPGFLFASLFWHQVLEKWEAYKAAGELTIPALHLAADDVLNTQTDTLAVQRKIGSDMRDIWAMQPRFEKRVGKAPFKLIENSRLRAGFDFLLLRCASGEIDAEIGEWWTAFIEADEEERVRLISVKPKGKANDNEGPKKRRPRRSNRRRPKAADAD
- the folK gene encoding 2-amino-4-hydroxy-6-hydroxymethyldihydropteridine diphosphokinase codes for the protein MTSSTHLAYIGIGANLGEARATVEYAIEQLRQFPSTQLQKASSLFVTAPIDSSGDDYFNAVAALRTALSPQDLLQQLQKLELACGRERPYRNAPRTLDLDLLLYDQQRIDESDLIVPHPRMHERAFVLIPLLQLDPFVDIPGKGPAHQFAPNVADQGIRKWTGS
- a CDS encoding DMT family protein; this encodes MQIPVIVQTTGLLLLSNFFMTFAWYGHLKNLQSKAWYVAAILSWGVALFEYLLQVPANRIGYTAYSLAQLKILQEVLTLLVFVPFSMLYMGQPFKFDYVWAGLCLIGAVYFIFRS
- the panB gene encoding 3-methyl-2-oxobutanoate hydroxymethyltransferase yields the protein MAEYLQDRKAVTLSTLANMRQQGEKIAMLTCYDASFASMMDRCGVDILLVGDSLGMVCQGHDSTLPVTNQDVAYHTACVARGNTKAFVIADMPFGTYPTPEQAFSNAAALMQAGAQMVKVEGGAWIASTIQFLTERAVPVCAHLGLTPQSVHQLGGYKVQGKTVEAAEQLKADALKLQAAGAALLVLEAIPAPLAKEVSELLHIPTIGIGAGPDCSGQVLVMHDLLGVFPGRKARFVKNFMEGQSSIDAAIQAYVAAVKDRSFPAPEHCF
- a CDS encoding carbon-nitrogen hydrolase family protein, coding for MNAPDQLTVALAQIAPVWLNRQAGTEKIVQYIKRAAQQGAQLVCFGETILPGYPFWLDLTEGSRFNDEVQKDLHAYYVAQGVDIEAGDLAPICAVAKELHIAVMLGCLERPQDRTGYSVYCSCVYIDAEGLVQSVHRKLMPTYEERLTWAPGDGHGLRTHALQNFRIGGLNCWENWMPLSRAALYAQGEDVHIGIWPGNLRNTEDLTRFIAKEGRSFSIAVSGLMRRGDFPQDFPHLDLILQRCPEVLANGGSCIAGPDGRWIIEPVVDQECLLVATLDRNEVRRERQNFDVAGHYSRPDITRLIVNRERQALAKFED
- a CDS encoding S41 family peptidase; translation: MKNINTILFRRKNFLASIQGALKTAVPIVMISILSGCAVLDPQHLITRRFGNEAPPAGVALSPQLRQDAYDFVWNRVNEAYFDPNFNGVDWKLAGQTHYPRIMNATSDSIFWRNLDEMVAELGDAHTRVLSAKQYVEDKQKQGVSLGLNLMRMDEQIIVVSTSKNSPAEQAGLKAGDRILEIDEQNALAWWQTYSDKARKNSTERAREKSVRRILNSGDPELERDEVRLNVERADQSQFKVELKRAVLPRRDTLDAKLVEDNLGYVRLTGFDPKLNSSIADKIAQVKSSDGLIIDLRGNGGGSLEMALNLMNHFVDRKTFIGDRKTRTGKAPSLFFGLFPTGGLRLELSGKENAYDKPIAVLIDRDSASASEFVSGSLQALGRARVFGGTSCGCLLAYLGYANVPGGGALAYSEVDFVPLRGPRIEGNGVVPDVSIAVTRNDLIERRDRTFEAAKEWLLSQRKSMSLVAQ